In one Lolium rigidum isolate FL_2022 chromosome 3, APGP_CSIRO_Lrig_0.1, whole genome shotgun sequence genomic region, the following are encoded:
- the LOC124703862 gene encoding 50S ribosomal protein 6, chloroplastic yields MSLVTAFLAGTAAPAAAPRSARPSAGFFGVGGGCALSVECSSRPQKKGTKHHMKTRPKKTQQWDIKRRPTQYPPLPALPEDWTLVSAGETEDAAPEDAAAAVEVEVVAAPAAAD; encoded by the coding sequence ATGTCGCTCGTCACAGCCTTCCTGGCGGGCACCGCCGCGCCGGCGGCTGCGCCAAGGTCCGCCCGCCCTTCCGCTGGCTTCTTTGGGGTCGGCGGCGGGTGCGCGCTGTCGGTGGAGTGCTCGTCCCGGCCGCAGAAGAAGGGGACCAAGCACCACATGAAGACGCGGCCCAAGAAGACGCAGCAGTGGGACATCAAGCGCCGCCCCACGCAGTacccgccgctgccggcgctcCCCGAGGACTGGACGctcgtctccgccggcgagaCGGAAGATGCGGCgccggaggacgccgccgccgctgtcgagGTCGAGGTggtcgccgcccccgccgccgcagaCTGA
- the LOC124703861 gene encoding uncharacterized protein LOC124703861 isoform X2, with translation MLGVSTGQLLVILGACSVMMKPSDMIKMARVAGRMTGRAVGRLMLYRRQMDDIFEQTAAKKINTELQDAMSKLQSIGYEVQNLSRITPGQYIKRQHNTGTAEAGTYDGSAPKPEEFRDEIRNMIRDEIQSFCRKNPDQFTRSLDNPDAIKNPASTTEARKLDITDRSTMATYKDMESADTSSTNLHSQAMMYARLSESPEIKMSSSKGVSCGEQFKESGGLLNVLPISAESAGLLPSRTDEPKGSDLLLEAVLEAEVAENAKFFVSQPHDQLPKQ, from the exons ATGCTGGGGGTCTCCACGGGCcagctgctggtcatcctcggggCCTGCTCCGTCATGATGA AGCCCAGCGACATGATCAAGATGGCAAGGGTGGCGGGGAGGATGACCGGAAGAGCAGTTGGTCGCCTCATGTTGTACCGCCGACAGATGGATGACATCTTCGAGCAGACTGCAGCGAAGAAG ATCAACACGGAGCTTCAAGATGCTATGTCGAAATTACAATCAATTGGTTATGAAGTTCAGAACTTATCTAGAATAACTCCTGGCCAGTATATCAAGAGGCAGCATAACACTG GCACGGCTGAAGCAGGAACGTATGATGGTTCTGCACCTAAG CCAGAAGAATTTCGTGATGAAATCCGCAATATGATTCGTGATGAAATCCAAAGCTTTTGTAGAAAAAACCCTGATCAGTTTACCAGGAGCTTGGATAATCCTGATGCAATTAAGAATCCTG caagcacgactgaagctaggaaATTGGATATAACTGATAGATCTACAATGGCGACATATAAG GACATGGAATCAGCCGATACAAGCTCTACAAATCTACACAGCCAAGCAATGATGTATGCTAGGTTAAGTGAGTCCCCAGAAATTAAGATGAGTTCTTCGAAAGGTGTGAGTTGTGGCGAACAATTCAAAGAGAGCGGTGGACTGCTAAATGTGCTCCCGATATCTGCTGAAAGTGCTGGATTGCTTCCAAGCCGCACAG ATGAACCTAAAGGCTCCGACCTACTCCTGGAGGCTGTTCTTGAAGCCGAGGTTGCAGAGAATGCCAAATTCTTCGTCTCACAGCCTCATGATCAATTGCCCAAGCAATAA
- the LOC124703861 gene encoding uncharacterized protein LOC124703861 isoform X1 translates to MLGVSTGQLLVILGACSVMMKPSDMIKMARVAGRMTGRAVGRLMLYRRQMDDIFEQTAAKKINTELQDAMSKLQSIGYEVQNLSRITPGQYIKRQHNTEGTAEAGTYDGSAPKPEEFRDEIRNMIRDEIQSFCRKNPDQFTRSLDNPDAIKNPASTTEARKLDITDRSTMATYKDMESADTSSTNLHSQAMMYARLSESPEIKMSSSKGVSCGEQFKESGGLLNVLPISAESAGLLPSRTDEPKGSDLLLEAVLEAEVAENAKFFVSQPHDQLPKQ, encoded by the exons ATGCTGGGGGTCTCCACGGGCcagctgctggtcatcctcggggCCTGCTCCGTCATGATGA AGCCCAGCGACATGATCAAGATGGCAAGGGTGGCGGGGAGGATGACCGGAAGAGCAGTTGGTCGCCTCATGTTGTACCGCCGACAGATGGATGACATCTTCGAGCAGACTGCAGCGAAGAAG ATCAACACGGAGCTTCAAGATGCTATGTCGAAATTACAATCAATTGGTTATGAAGTTCAGAACTTATCTAGAATAACTCCTGGCCAGTATATCAAGAGGCAGCATAACACTG AAGGCACGGCTGAAGCAGGAACGTATGATGGTTCTGCACCTAAG CCAGAAGAATTTCGTGATGAAATCCGCAATATGATTCGTGATGAAATCCAAAGCTTTTGTAGAAAAAACCCTGATCAGTTTACCAGGAGCTTGGATAATCCTGATGCAATTAAGAATCCTG caagcacgactgaagctaggaaATTGGATATAACTGATAGATCTACAATGGCGACATATAAG GACATGGAATCAGCCGATACAAGCTCTACAAATCTACACAGCCAAGCAATGATGTATGCTAGGTTAAGTGAGTCCCCAGAAATTAAGATGAGTTCTTCGAAAGGTGTGAGTTGTGGCGAACAATTCAAAGAGAGCGGTGGACTGCTAAATGTGCTCCCGATATCTGCTGAAAGTGCTGGATTGCTTCCAAGCCGCACAG ATGAACCTAAAGGCTCCGACCTACTCCTGGAGGCTGTTCTTGAAGCCGAGGTTGCAGAGAATGCCAAATTCTTCGTCTCACAGCCTCATGATCAATTGCCCAAGCAATAA